A region from the Rosa rugosa chromosome 6, drRosRugo1.1, whole genome shotgun sequence genome encodes:
- the LOC133715635 gene encoding NDR1/HIN1-like protein 26 — protein MSQALTKSPKHCGDKHGLKINKLCKKLFAVFSTLFTTILCLILLVWLILHPTKPQFSLKEADIYQLNLSGTNNLLNSSVQLTLLSKNPNQKVGIYYDELQVYAQYKGQQITVYTSLPPFYQGHEDSNVLTASLIGNGLPVAPSFGYEVGRDQTAGRLVLNLKVLGRLRWKVGTWVSGRYRVNVDCVAVMAFGPSLPTGPLTTRQGTQCSTTV, from the coding sequence ATGTCTCAAGCCCTCACGAAATCTCCTAAACACTGTGGCGATAAGCACGGACTGAAAATTAACAAGCTCTGCAAGAAGCTATTCGCAGTATTCTCTACACTTTTCACCACAATCCTCTGTTTAATATTACTTGTTTGGCTTATACTACACCCCACCAAGCCTCAGTTCTCTCTCAAAGAAGCTGATATCTACCAGCTCAACCTCTCAGGAACCAATAACCTCCTCAACTCCTCCGTCCAACTCACCTTGCTTTCCAAGAATCCCAATCAAAAAGTTGGCATTTACTACGACGAGCTTCAAGTCTATGCTCAATACAAAGGCCAACAGATCACAGTTTACACATCTCTGCCTCCTTTCTACCAAGGACACGAAGACAGCAATGTCTTGACTGCTTCTTTGATTGGAAATGGTTTGCCGGTGGCTCCCTCCTTCGGTTATGAAGTGGGTCGTGATCAGACGGCTGGGAGACTGGTTTTGAATCTCAAAGTGCTCGGACGACTAAGGTGGAAGGTAGGAACTTGGGTGTCCGGGAGATACAGAGTGAACGTGGATTGCGTTGCTGTTATGGCTTTCGGTCCTTCTCTCCCAACAGGTCCACTCACTACTAGGCAGGGGACTCAGTGTTCTACCACTGTCTGA